One window of the Thermasporomyces composti genome contains the following:
- a CDS encoding SRPBCC family protein — translation MTMIDVQKDPAARTLTFTARFDAPVERVWQVWADPRQLERWWGPPGYSATFADFELAPGREVGYFMTGPDGKRYHGWWRILSVNPPRGLEFEDGFADDDGRPNPDMPTTTARVTLEPDGEGTRMLIESTFPTNDAMEQLVAMGMVEGMREAMGQIPSIVGADPAA, via the coding sequence ATGACAATGATCGACGTCCAGAAGGATCCAGCGGCCAGGACACTGACGTTCACCGCGCGGTTCGACGCCCCGGTGGAGCGGGTGTGGCAGGTGTGGGCGGACCCTCGGCAGCTCGAGCGGTGGTGGGGCCCGCCAGGCTACTCCGCGACGTTCGCCGACTTCGAGCTGGCGCCGGGTCGTGAGGTCGGCTACTTCATGACCGGCCCCGACGGCAAGCGCTACCACGGTTGGTGGCGCATCCTGTCCGTCAATCCGCCCCGCGGCCTGGAGTTCGAGGACGGTTTCGCGGACGACGACGGTCGCCCCAACCCGGACATGCCCACCACGACAGCTCGCGTCACGCTCGAACCGGACGGCGAGGGTACGCGGATGCTGATCGAGAGCACGTTCCCCACGAACGACGCCATGGAGCAGCTCGTCGCCATGGGCATGGTGGAAGGCATGCGCGAGGCGATGGGCCAGATCCCCTCGATCGTGGGGGCCGACCCGGCAGCGTGA
- a CDS encoding GNAT family N-acetyltransferase yields MLTLRPTTADDIPHVVAMETAPDTHEWLCATGRAWHEKALADPAQEHLLAVEGSTIVGFVVLADLHNAERVIEIRRIVVDPASRGKGHGRSLLRAAVERAYGHHHARRVWLDVKPHNHRARALYESEGFRADETVRHMVRAQDGTMSERVVMTHTPGRH; encoded by the coding sequence GTGCTGACCCTCCGTCCCACCACCGCGGACGACATCCCGCACGTCGTCGCGATGGAGACCGCACCGGACACTCACGAGTGGTTGTGTGCGACCGGCCGCGCCTGGCACGAGAAGGCGCTGGCTGACCCGGCTCAGGAGCATCTCCTGGCTGTCGAGGGGTCGACGATCGTGGGTTTCGTCGTTCTCGCCGATCTGCACAACGCCGAGCGTGTGATCGAGATCCGGCGGATCGTGGTGGATCCGGCGTCCCGCGGCAAGGGTCATGGGCGGTCCCTGCTCCGAGCGGCGGTCGAGCGTGCCTACGGACACCACCACGCGAGGCGAGTCTGGCTCGACGTCAAGCCGCACAACCACAGGGCCCGGGCACTCTACGAGTCGGAGGGCTTCCGTGCCGACGAGACGGTCCGACACATGGTGCGGGCGCAGGACGGCACGATGTCGGAACGCGTCGTCATGACGCATACTCCGGGGCGGCACTGA
- a CDS encoding MSMEG_6728 family protein — translation MQTFLPYADFRETAKVLDPKRLGNQRSEALVILRVCHIPTYGWQNHPAVRMWRGYAEALICYGAAICAEWRARGHVDTVEDKLLEYAKKGRAREQEELASVGLLPPWLGDERLHRSHQSALLRKNPEWYRRFFPDVPDDLDYFWPV, via the coding sequence GTGCAGACCTTCCTCCCGTACGCCGACTTCCGAGAGACGGCCAAGGTCCTCGACCCCAAGCGGCTGGGGAACCAGCGCTCGGAGGCCCTGGTGATCCTGCGGGTCTGCCACATCCCGACCTACGGCTGGCAGAACCATCCGGCTGTGCGCATGTGGCGCGGCTACGCGGAGGCGCTGATCTGCTACGGCGCGGCGATCTGCGCCGAGTGGAGGGCACGTGGACACGTCGACACCGTGGAGGACAAGCTCCTCGAGTACGCGAAGAAGGGACGCGCGCGAGAGCAGGAGGAGCTGGCCAGCGTGGGCCTGCTGCCGCCCTGGTTAGGGGACGAGCGGCTGCACCGGTCGCACCAGTCGGCGCTGCTGCGGAAGAACCCCGAGTGGTACAGGCGGTTCTTTCCCGACGTACCGGACGACCTCGACTACTTCTGGCCGGTGTGA
- a CDS encoding MarR family winged helix-turn-helix transcriptional regulator has product MGSVADALVHISRLVDRVFADVAREQGLTPQQVHLLCLVDTGAIGMKELAEALDLEKSSLTGLVDRVARRGLITRIPDDHDRRACRVTVTDEGARVSAICHREIIRRLEALADHMADADKETLAKLAAQLSDEPDAVAAPVHTGRIHTGQK; this is encoded by the coding sequence ATGGGCTCGGTGGCGGACGCGTTGGTGCACATCTCCCGCCTGGTTGATCGCGTGTTCGCCGACGTCGCCCGGGAGCAGGGCCTCACGCCGCAACAGGTGCACCTGCTGTGCCTGGTGGACACTGGCGCGATCGGGATGAAGGAGCTCGCCGAGGCGCTGGATCTGGAGAAGTCGAGCCTCACCGGCCTGGTGGACCGAGTCGCCCGACGCGGACTGATCACCCGCATCCCCGACGACCACGACCGTCGGGCATGCCGCGTCACCGTGACCGACGAGGGCGCACGGGTGTCTGCGATCTGTCACCGAGAGATCATCCGACGCCTCGAGGCGTTGGCCGACCACATGGCCGACGCCGACAAGGAAACCCTCGCGAAGCTAGCCGCGCAGCTGTCGGACGAGCCGGACGCCGTCGCCGCACCCGTCCACACCGGCCGGATTCACACCGGCCAGAAGTAG
- a CDS encoding FAD-dependent oxidoreductase: MSATVTVVGGGYGGTAVAKELDDVADVVLVEPRDSFFHNIAALRALVDPAWADRIFLPYDRLLRRGRVVRDHAVRVAPDGVELASGVRLASDFIVLATGSTYPFPAKLDVDDSAAAKERLRTAHEQLAAADRVLLLGAGPVGLELAGEIKAAFPDKAVTIVDPGHDVITGEDLPDEFRAELRRQLAELGVELVLGTTLTAEPVPDPGTLKPFTVTTQSGRTLAADIWFRCFGGSVLTDYLADELAVARQPNGRLDVTPDLRLAGADRVFALGDITAIPEAKKAAAARAHAEVVAANIRTLLEAGSSADLATYQPDEPGIAVPLGPRAGASYARKYGGLLDAATTSQLKGADLLVGEFAELFGLVD; this comes from the coding sequence ATGAGCGCAACCGTCACCGTGGTGGGCGGCGGATACGGCGGCACCGCGGTCGCGAAGGAGCTGGACGACGTCGCCGATGTGGTCCTGGTCGAGCCTCGTGACAGCTTCTTCCACAACATCGCCGCCCTACGCGCCCTCGTCGACCCCGCGTGGGCGGACCGGATCTTCCTGCCGTACGACCGGCTGCTCAGACGCGGCCGGGTGGTGCGCGACCACGCCGTCCGGGTCGCACCGGACGGCGTCGAGTTGGCCTCCGGCGTCCGGTTGGCCAGCGACTTCATCGTCCTCGCAACCGGTTCGACCTACCCGTTCCCGGCGAAGCTGGACGTCGACGACAGCGCGGCGGCCAAGGAGCGGCTGCGGACCGCGCACGAGCAGCTCGCTGCAGCCGACCGCGTCCTCCTGCTCGGCGCCGGACCGGTGGGCTTGGAGCTCGCCGGCGAGATCAAGGCCGCGTTCCCCGACAAGGCGGTGACGATCGTGGACCCCGGCCATGACGTCATCACCGGCGAAGACCTTCCCGACGAGTTTCGTGCCGAGCTGCGTCGCCAGCTCGCCGAGCTCGGCGTGGAGCTCGTGCTCGGCACGACCTTGACCGCGGAGCCGGTCCCCGATCCCGGGACACTCAAGCCGTTCACCGTGACCACTCAGTCCGGTCGCACGCTCGCCGCCGACATCTGGTTCCGCTGCTTCGGCGGCTCGGTTCTCACCGACTACCTCGCCGACGAGCTGGCCGTCGCCCGTCAGCCGAACGGGCGCCTCGACGTCACGCCGGATCTGCGGCTGGCCGGCGCGGACCGCGTCTTCGCGTTGGGTGACATCACCGCGATCCCGGAGGCGAAGAAGGCCGCCGCGGCCAGGGCGCACGCCGAGGTGGTGGCCGCCAACATCCGCACGCTCCTCGAGGCCGGATCCTCCGCTGACCTGGCGACCTATCAGCCCGACGAGCCGGGCATCGCGGTCCCACTCGGCCCCAGGGCCGGCGCGTCGTACGCCCGCAAGTACGGCGGCCTCTTGGACGCCGCGACCACGTCGCAACTGAAGGGCGCCGACCTGTTGGTGGGCGAGTTCGCCGAGCTGTTCGGGCTGGTCGACTGA
- a CDS encoding Fpg/Nei family DNA glycosylase, which translates to MPEGHLIHRYARDQEQTFAGALLRVSSPQKRFLEGARHLDGSRLERVEAYGKHLFYWWEGKEVLHVHLGPQGTFLPVRPGAPPLAQARLRISGPDAGIDLVAPTVCELLGPEGRDRIVARLGPDPLRDDANPDAAFAAIAGSSRMIGALVLDQAVLAGVGNVLRAEGLFLTGLHPTVRGTSVSRDVFDSLWSHLTLMMRRAVAEGRIITVRPPGVDVRTIPESEGRYVYKQERCRRCGTPVQTGELAGRTAYACPRDQPPPS; encoded by the coding sequence ATGCCCGAGGGTCACCTGATCCATCGGTACGCCCGCGACCAGGAGCAGACCTTCGCCGGTGCGCTGCTCCGGGTGAGTTCTCCACAAAAGCGGTTTCTCGAGGGTGCGCGGCACCTCGACGGATCCCGGCTGGAGAGGGTCGAAGCGTACGGGAAGCACCTGTTCTACTGGTGGGAAGGCAAGGAGGTCCTGCACGTCCATCTCGGGCCGCAGGGCACGTTCCTTCCCGTCCGTCCGGGTGCACCGCCTCTCGCGCAGGCACGTCTTCGGATCAGCGGCCCGGACGCCGGGATCGACCTCGTCGCGCCCACGGTCTGTGAACTCCTCGGACCGGAGGGCCGGGACAGGATCGTCGCCCGGCTCGGACCCGACCCGCTGCGGGACGACGCGAACCCGGACGCGGCCTTCGCGGCGATCGCGGGCAGTTCTCGCATGATCGGCGCACTCGTGCTCGACCAAGCCGTCCTCGCCGGCGTGGGCAACGTGCTCCGCGCCGAAGGGCTGTTCCTGACCGGCCTTCACCCCACCGTCCGGGGGACCTCCGTGTCGCGCGACGTGTTCGACTCGCTGTGGTCGCATCTGACGCTGATGATGCGGCGAGCCGTGGCCGAGGGCCGCATCATCACCGTGCGCCCACCCGGGGTGGACGTCCGCACGATTCCTGAGTCGGAGGGTCGGTACGTCTACAAGCAGGAGCGGTGTCGGCGCTGCGGGACCCCGGTGCAAACGGGTGAGCTGGCGGGACGAACGGCGTACGCCTGCCCACGGGACCAGCCGCCGCCCAGCTGA
- a CDS encoding alpha/beta hydrolase family protein: protein MAEASRRRRWWRDWLGVPRAEPVRPRWEEDPVPPPGTTLSWLHIESVGTTLQCALLRPRDHDGDAVVLVPFYDVHVTIGRPETASWRPRDPELERRAFAWHLARRGVAALAVPWWFEYVLPDRRSGDLRERYAPSVALHRATSTGTGLGRAVADLERAVDTLLSLPWVRKVAVFGHSLGGKLALLLAALDVRVCAGVAHEPGLGFAHSNWADPWYLDGRVPSDRDMDDVLGLVAPRPFLLVGGGDSDGEHNRDLVESARRHYAAHHAADALEFVVHDAGHTPPWSVLNDCYGWLERRLAESDPS, encoded by the coding sequence ATGGCGGAGGCGTCGCGCCGTCGACGGTGGTGGCGGGACTGGCTCGGTGTTCCACGGGCCGAACCGGTACGTCCTCGCTGGGAGGAGGACCCCGTACCGCCACCGGGCACCACGCTCTCGTGGCTCCACATCGAGTCGGTCGGGACCACCCTGCAGTGCGCGCTCCTGCGACCGCGTGACCACGACGGGGATGCGGTCGTCCTCGTTCCGTTCTACGACGTCCACGTCACCATCGGACGGCCCGAAACCGCCTCGTGGCGCCCGCGTGATCCCGAGCTGGAGCGACGCGCCTTCGCCTGGCACCTCGCGCGCCGTGGCGTGGCCGCGCTCGCAGTGCCGTGGTGGTTCGAGTACGTGCTGCCCGACCGCCGATCCGGCGACCTGCGCGAACGCTACGCGCCCAGCGTCGCGCTGCACCGTGCGACCTCGACCGGGACTGGTCTCGGACGCGCGGTCGCCGACCTCGAGCGCGCGGTCGACACGTTGCTGTCCCTCCCATGGGTGCGCAAGGTCGCTGTGTTCGGGCACTCCCTCGGTGGCAAGCTCGCCTTGCTCCTCGCCGCCCTCGACGTTCGCGTGTGCGCGGGGGTGGCGCACGAGCCAGGGCTGGGCTTCGCGCACTCCAACTGGGCCGACCCGTGGTATCTCGACGGCCGCGTTCCCAGCGATCGCGACATGGACGACGTGCTGGGTCTCGTCGCGCCGCGGCCGTTCCTCCTCGTCGGCGGTGGTGACAGCGACGGCGAGCACAACCGCGACCTCGTGGAGTCCGCCCGACGCCACTACGCGGCGCATCACGCGGCTGACGCGCTCGAGTTCGTCGTCCACGACGCGGGCCACACGCCGCCGTGGTCGGTGTTGAACGACTGCTACGGGTGGCTGGAACGTCGGCTCGCCGAGAGCGATCCTTCCTAG
- a CDS encoding alkaline phosphatase D family protein has protein sequence MSARAVAASRRRFLTVAGSGALALAIDSALTSPRRAWANPSFADDPFTLGVASGDPLPDGVVLWTRLAPEPTAQDGTGGMPDLRVPVHWQVAEDPSFRRVVRTGTATATPQLAHSVHVEVSGLRPDREYWYRFRAGRYLSPVGRTRTAPAVGAAISSLSFAFASCQNLPEGYFTALAHMAREDLDFAIHLGDYIYEGGAQGSIGRGHLPAAETFTLADYRVRHAQYKLDPDLQAAHAAFPWIVTVDDHDVENNWAGEHSQPDDEPDQDPEVFLQRRAAAFQAFYEHQPLRMASMPDGPDMRLYRRFFFGQLAQLDMLDTRQFRDVQLTDPSDRWNPRRTMLGPAQEEWVLDGLARSSATWNILGNQIFMMKADHEDGPAERYGMDTWDGYAAARQRLFDGVHERGVDNLVVVTGDAHRSVAADLRLNFEDLSSPIVGVELLGTSISSGRDGQPMDALGETWLRENPHMRFHNAQRGYVRCDVTSTTWRAHYRVVPYVTQPGAPLETAATIHLEAGVPGIQHIER, from the coding sequence ATGTCGGCTCGAGCCGTCGCGGCCAGTCGTCGTCGCTTTCTCACGGTCGCCGGGAGCGGAGCGCTCGCGCTCGCGATCGACTCCGCGCTGACATCGCCCCGCAGAGCGTGGGCGAATCCCAGCTTCGCTGACGATCCCTTCACCTTGGGCGTGGCGTCGGGGGATCCGTTGCCGGACGGTGTCGTGCTGTGGACACGTCTGGCTCCAGAGCCGACCGCGCAGGACGGCACGGGCGGCATGCCGGACCTCAGGGTTCCGGTCCACTGGCAGGTGGCCGAGGACCCCTCCTTTCGACGTGTCGTCCGCACCGGGACGGCGACGGCGACGCCGCAGCTCGCTCATTCGGTCCACGTCGAAGTGTCGGGACTCCGACCGGATCGCGAGTACTGGTATCGCTTCCGCGCCGGGCGATACCTGAGCCCTGTGGGGCGAACGCGGACCGCACCGGCCGTCGGCGCCGCCATCTCGTCGCTGTCGTTCGCGTTCGCCAGCTGTCAGAACCTCCCGGAGGGATACTTCACGGCCTTGGCTCACATGGCGCGCGAGGATCTCGACTTCGCCATCCATCTGGGCGACTACATCTACGAGGGCGGTGCCCAGGGCAGCATCGGGCGCGGCCACCTGCCGGCGGCGGAGACCTTCACGCTCGCCGACTACCGTGTTCGCCACGCCCAGTACAAGCTCGATCCGGACCTCCAGGCGGCGCACGCGGCGTTTCCGTGGATCGTGACCGTCGACGACCACGACGTCGAGAACAACTGGGCGGGCGAGCATTCCCAGCCCGACGACGAACCCGACCAGGACCCAGAGGTCTTCCTCCAGCGCCGAGCGGCGGCGTTCCAGGCGTTCTACGAACACCAGCCACTGCGCATGGCCTCCATGCCGGACGGCCCGGACATGCGGCTGTATCGACGGTTCTTCTTCGGTCAGCTGGCGCAGCTCGACATGCTCGACACCCGGCAGTTCCGGGACGTCCAGCTCACCGACCCATCCGACCGCTGGAACCCCCGGCGCACGATGCTCGGTCCCGCGCAGGAGGAGTGGGTGCTCGACGGTCTGGCCCGCTCGTCGGCGACGTGGAACATCCTCGGCAACCAGATCTTCATGATGAAAGCCGACCACGAGGACGGGCCCGCGGAGCGTTACGGCATGGACACCTGGGACGGGTACGCAGCGGCCCGGCAACGCCTGTTCGACGGCGTCCACGAGCGAGGCGTCGACAACCTCGTCGTCGTCACCGGCGATGCCCACCGCAGTGTGGCGGCCGACCTGAGGCTGAACTTCGAGGACCTGTCGTCCCCGATCGTGGGCGTCGAGCTACTCGGTACGTCGATCAGCTCGGGACGAGACGGCCAACCGATGGACGCGCTGGGGGAGACCTGGCTGCGGGAGAACCCGCACATGCGCTTCCACAACGCCCAGCGCGGCTACGTGCGGTGCGACGTCACCTCGACGACGTGGCGCGCGCACTACCGGGTCGTGCCGTACGTGACGCAGCCCGGCGCGCCCTTGGAGACGGCGGCGACCATCCACCTCGAGGCCGGGGTCCCCGGCATCCAGCACATCGAGCGATAG
- a CDS encoding DUF6528 family protein, which yields MATASALPPAAGDSAASIVLTEQATDRILVLASDRKSFENAEIQWEWRPSAANGLADLAVDWGVPDEAKLRYRDGKPYLLTTDSWGFVGVIAYPEGTPYWATSVGRGQNPHSIELLPDGNVAIAASTGGWLRIYTASQGPRSSTYIEVDLHDAHGVHWDEERQLLWALGGNDLLAYRLGGMPDAPTLTEVRRTALPTPYGHDLTPVAANPDRLWITTGSQVYQYSINEDTFTQDYRGANQISRSGVKAVGDDAESGQVLTTYIQPGNLCTWCTDTVTLYNRTERLTLHGSQIYKARWWHAPPPEATD from the coding sequence GTGGCCACGGCCTCGGCGCTTCCACCCGCCGCCGGTGACAGCGCCGCCTCGATCGTCCTCACCGAGCAGGCGACGGACCGCATTCTGGTCTTGGCGTCTGATCGGAAGAGCTTCGAGAACGCGGAGATCCAGTGGGAGTGGCGTCCCAGCGCGGCGAACGGTCTGGCCGACCTGGCGGTCGACTGGGGCGTGCCGGACGAGGCGAAGCTGCGCTACCGCGACGGCAAGCCGTACTTGCTCACCACCGACTCGTGGGGGTTCGTCGGTGTCATCGCGTACCCGGAGGGGACGCCGTACTGGGCGACGAGCGTGGGCCGTGGCCAGAACCCCCACAGCATCGAGCTGCTGCCGGACGGGAACGTCGCGATCGCCGCGAGCACCGGCGGGTGGCTGCGGATCTACACCGCCTCGCAGGGCCCCCGGTCCTCGACGTACATCGAGGTCGACCTGCACGACGCCCACGGCGTGCACTGGGATGAGGAACGACAGCTGCTGTGGGCGCTGGGCGGGAACGACCTCCTTGCCTACCGTCTCGGCGGCATGCCGGACGCGCCCACGCTCACCGAGGTCCGGCGCACGGCACTCCCGACGCCCTATGGCCACGACCTGACGCCGGTCGCCGCCAACCCAGACCGCCTCTGGATCACGACCGGGTCGCAGGTCTACCAGTACTCGATCAACGAGGACACGTTCACGCAGGACTACCGCGGCGCGAACCAGATCAGCCGAAGCGGCGTCAAAGCGGTAGGCGACGACGCGGAGTCGGGTCAGGTCCTCACGACGTACATTCAGCCGGGCAACCTGTGCACCTGGTGCACGGACACGGTGACGTTGTACAACCGCACGGAGCGGCTCACCCTCCACGGCTCCCAGATCTACAAGGCTCGCTGGTGGCACGCGCCACCACCAGAGGCGACGGACTGA
- the murD gene encoding UDP-N-acetylmuramoyl-L-alanine--D-glutamate ligase: protein MRVAVIGYGVEGQAAAAYWSRRGHDVTVCAPTLSEELPDGIASRVGPTYLDGIDAFDLIVRSPGVRPDLLPPDGNVTSVTREFLERCPGLVIGVTGTQGKGTTCTAIASILRAAGRTVLVGGNIGIPPLDYLDKVDPDDIVVLELSNFQLIDARVSPRVAVVLAVTPDHLNWHTDLDEYYAAKAPIAAHQRPDDVVVYDAVNPVAARIASASPARAVPFGVEDGFHARDGQIRRGSTVLVDRADIPLRGDHNLRNLTAAVAAVYDLVDGDTDALVSGVRSMRPLPHRLQPVGEIRGVWYVNDSLSTTPETTRAAIAAYPEPKVLILGGSSKGLSFESLAEAIASADIRALLLTGDDAPRIAAALRAAEVRDYEIVDGSMSDIVRRAAEIARPGDVVLLSPACASFDRYRDYADRGEQFVAAVEALRR from the coding sequence GTGAGAGTCGCCGTCATCGGCTACGGCGTGGAAGGCCAGGCGGCCGCCGCCTACTGGTCGCGGCGCGGCCACGACGTCACCGTGTGCGCGCCAACCCTCAGCGAGGAACTCCCGGACGGAATCGCGTCGCGGGTCGGGCCGACGTACCTCGACGGGATCGACGCCTTCGACCTCATCGTGCGCAGCCCTGGTGTGCGGCCAGACCTCCTTCCGCCCGACGGAAACGTCACGAGCGTGACGCGGGAGTTCCTGGAGCGCTGCCCCGGCCTGGTCATCGGGGTCACCGGCACCCAGGGAAAGGGCACGACCTGCACGGCCATCGCGTCCATCCTGCGGGCCGCCGGACGGACGGTGCTCGTCGGCGGAAACATCGGGATCCCACCGCTGGACTACCTCGACAAGGTCGACCCCGACGACATCGTCGTCTTGGAGCTGTCGAACTTCCAGCTCATTGACGCGCGGGTCTCGCCGCGGGTCGCCGTCGTCCTCGCGGTCACACCGGACCACCTGAACTGGCACACCGACCTCGACGAGTACTACGCGGCGAAGGCGCCGATCGCAGCGCACCAGCGTCCCGACGACGTGGTCGTGTACGACGCCGTGAACCCGGTCGCGGCACGGATCGCCTCCGCGAGCCCGGCGCGCGCGGTCCCCTTCGGGGTCGAGGACGGGTTCCACGCCCGCGACGGGCAGATTCGCCGAGGGTCGACGGTGCTTGTCGACAGGGCGGACATCCCACTCCGCGGGGATCACAACCTGCGAAATCTCACCGCAGCCGTCGCGGCCGTCTACGACCTGGTCGACGGCGACACCGACGCGTTGGTGTCCGGGGTTCGTTCGATGCGGCCGTTGCCGCATCGGCTGCAACCGGTCGGCGAGATCAGGGGCGTGTGGTATGTCAACGACTCGCTGTCCACGACGCCGGAGACGACCCGCGCGGCGATCGCCGCCTATCCCGAGCCGAAGGTGCTGATTCTCGGCGGGTCGAGCAAGGGACTGTCGTTCGAGTCGCTCGCCGAGGCGATCGCGAGCGCGGACATTCGAGCCCTGCTGCTCACCGGAGACGACGCGCCGCGGATCGCGGCGGCGCTGCGCGCGGCCGAAGTGCGTGACTACGAGATCGTCGACGGGTCGATGTCGGACATCGTGAGACGCGCGGCCGAGATCGCGCGTCCAGGGGACGTAGTGCTGCTGTCGCCCGCGTGCGCGAGCTTCGACCGATACCGCGACTACGCCGATCGAGGTGAGCAGTTCGTCGCCGCGGTCGAGGCGCTGCGACGATAG
- a CDS encoding HIT family protein has protein sequence MATGCYVCDREAEFDRLPPRERIAYDDHWRVAHAFGSALLGWLVLVPRRHVMELAELSDEEAKSLGVWQVRLARALAAELGIPKTYVAEFGEAPGFHLHFHVVPRRPDFEPSMVGPKVFGLLGRGEDEQVSAEDQDDLAEALSARLIS, from the coding sequence ATGGCGACCGGCTGCTACGTCTGTGACCGTGAGGCGGAGTTCGACCGTCTGCCGCCGCGGGAGCGGATCGCGTACGACGACCACTGGCGTGTCGCGCACGCGTTCGGTAGCGCCTTGCTCGGCTGGCTGGTCTTGGTGCCGCGCCGGCACGTGATGGAGCTCGCGGAGCTGTCCGACGAGGAGGCGAAGAGCCTCGGCGTGTGGCAGGTCCGGCTCGCGCGTGCGTTAGCCGCTGAGCTCGGGATCCCGAAGACCTACGTCGCCGAGTTCGGCGAGGCGCCGGGCTTTCACCTGCACTTCCACGTCGTGCCTCGCCGTCCGGACTTCGAGCCGTCCATGGTCGGGCCCAAGGTGTTCGGCTTGTTGGGACGTGGCGAGGACGAGCAGGTCAGTGCCGAAGATCAAGACGACCTGGCCGAGGCCTTGTCCGCGCGGCTCATCTCGTGA
- a CDS encoding response regulator → MSIKVLVADDHAAIRAGLVLILNGADDIEVVGEAADGETAVRMARALKPTVTLMDIRMPGMDGIEATRELVQDKVCEVLVLTTFDLDEYVYAALRAGAAGFLLKSVEAPRLIEAVRLVAAGDGVLAPGVTRRLLSAFAAQAGTPERRPPDLDALTDRELDVLACLGEGLSNQEIARRLFISEATVKTHVSRVLAKLDLRSRVQAAILAQEAGLTKQA, encoded by the coding sequence GTGAGCATCAAGGTCCTCGTCGCCGACGACCACGCCGCGATTCGCGCGGGCCTGGTCCTCATCCTCAACGGCGCGGACGACATCGAGGTCGTGGGCGAAGCCGCCGACGGCGAGACCGCCGTGCGCATGGCGCGGGCACTCAAGCCGACCGTCACGCTCATGGACATCCGGATGCCCGGCATGGACGGGATCGAGGCCACCCGCGAGCTCGTGCAGGACAAGGTGTGCGAGGTCCTGGTCCTGACAACGTTCGACCTCGACGAGTACGTCTACGCGGCGCTGCGCGCCGGGGCCGCAGGATTCCTGCTCAAGTCGGTCGAGGCGCCTCGCCTCATCGAGGCTGTTCGGCTGGTGGCCGCCGGCGACGGAGTGCTCGCACCTGGCGTCACCCGCCGACTCCTCTCCGCCTTCGCCGCCCAGGCCGGGACTCCCGAGCGGCGTCCACCCGACCTGGACGCGCTGACCGACCGTGAGCTCGACGTCCTGGCTTGCCTGGGCGAGGGCCTGTCCAACCAAGAGATCGCCCGCCGTCTCTTCATCAGCGAGGCGACTGTCAAGACGCACGTGTCACGGGTGCTCGCCAAGCTGGACTTGCGCTCCCGCGTCCAGGCGGCGATCCTCGCCCAGGAGGCCGGCCTGACCAAGCAGGCCTAG